One segment of Shewanella piezotolerans WP3 DNA contains the following:
- a CDS encoding OmcA/MtrC family decaheme c-type cytochrome translates to MMKFFNLSATSKALLTAGVLSLAVSGCSGDDGTNGEDGKPGPVGTPIGEVSNVIADITSASVSEDGFLTVNFNLSDANGAAVFGMQQTDIGALSFGRVGAATEITPPAEGEEPSTRQIWLSYFNKDKGDGHFTGSSYFNGASSECTDCFTDNEDGSYSITIDKAIDTLGKYDYKADATSGIYMAVKAKNNAETTMVDNAFYYWQPAADIAADKPLQILANENCQTCHRPGQDGALAMHGSKHQTEEACSFCHTDYNSYMKEDADGNAYEYDGSIKAMAHNIHNTSAFQDEEKDEDGNVIQAAGIYPQLASNCQTCHAPDDSLNLTDAWKADQDAATCTSCHTTAPGWHGEEGGDYDEAHQVCSNCHSADGYARGAERAHYTENTNAQAAETKVTFNSMTYSAATETIVANMTVTHGDDTITLAQIDPSPYVWGGYTSAIVFNGVVDDDFVVNYQKVGFDKFAKGANGSIDVTFTDAEFKVAEVMGTEGVKAAFSSQLHVCFSSKGVVEDCKVEEDGTVSNSGPYAVSDTAYFNVDGTVVTESPRVQHAEMVACQQCHTTDIKHRFSNDMDGCASCHNGTRDKKGTGSSNLAYIVHSKHYLSDSSGDLFFKKTECQACHGEDGYSLSKIAGDAAPVAFGKENLGKDADGKDIWGEQLVVSPQTAACVSCHQAPYGLNDATASHIQGMGGILVQEGAELTTLGVPASDYELLNVQETCSTCHKDDAILEAHSNWGSSY, encoded by the coding sequence ATGATGAAATTTTTCAACTTAAGCGCGACTTCAAAAGCGCTACTTACGGCAGGGGTGCTTTCGTTAGCAGTTTCTGGCTGTAGTGGCGATGATGGCACAAACGGCGAAGATGGTAAGCCAGGTCCAGTTGGCACCCCAATTGGCGAAGTATCCAACGTAATAGCTGACATTACTTCAGCAAGTGTTAGCGAAGACGGTTTCCTAACGGTTAACTTTAATCTAAGCGACGCAAATGGTGCTGCAGTATTCGGTATGCAACAAACCGATATAGGCGCACTATCTTTTGGCCGTGTCGGCGCAGCAACTGAAATAACACCTCCAGCTGAAGGCGAAGAGCCTTCTACTCGCCAGATCTGGTTGAGCTACTTCAACAAAGATAAAGGCGATGGCCATTTCACTGGCTCTAGCTACTTCAATGGTGCAAGCAGTGAGTGTACTGATTGTTTCACCGATAACGAAGACGGTAGCTACTCAATCACTATCGATAAAGCCATTGATACATTAGGCAAATACGACTACAAAGCTGATGCCACAAGTGGTATCTACATGGCAGTCAAAGCTAAAAACAACGCAGAAACCACTATGGTCGATAATGCGTTTTACTACTGGCAACCAGCAGCCGATATCGCTGCAGACAAGCCACTTCAGATCTTAGCCAATGAAAACTGCCAAACGTGTCACCGTCCAGGTCAAGATGGCGCATTAGCAATGCACGGTAGTAAGCATCAAACAGAAGAAGCATGTTCTTTCTGTCATACTGACTACAACTCATACATGAAAGAAGACGCTGACGGTAACGCATATGAGTACGATGGTTCAATCAAGGCCATGGCTCATAACATCCATAACACTTCAGCCTTCCAAGATGAAGAAAAAGATGAAGACGGCAACGTCATTCAAGCTGCGGGGATTTACCCTCAGTTAGCATCTAACTGCCAAACTTGTCATGCTCCAGACGATTCCCTGAATCTAACTGATGCTTGGAAAGCCGACCAAGACGCTGCAACTTGTACTAGCTGTCATACCACGGCACCAGGCTGGCACGGTGAAGAAGGCGGAGACTATGATGAAGCTCATCAAGTTTGTTCTAACTGCCACTCAGCTGACGGTTACGCTCGCGGCGCAGAACGTGCACACTACACTGAAAACACTAACGCTCAAGCTGCTGAAACAAAAGTAACGTTCAACAGCATGACATACAGTGCCGCAACAGAAACAATTGTTGCTAACATGACTGTGACTCACGGTGATGACACTATCACTCTAGCGCAAATTGATCCTAGTCCATATGTGTGGGGTGGATATACAAGTGCCATCGTATTTAACGGCGTAGTCGATGATGACTTCGTTGTTAACTACCAAAAAGTAGGTTTTGACAAGTTTGCTAAAGGTGCTAACGGCTCAATCGATGTTACCTTTACCGATGCAGAGTTTAAAGTTGCCGAAGTAATGGGAACTGAAGGTGTTAAAGCCGCGTTTAGCAGTCAACTACATGTTTGTTTCAGCAGCAAAGGCGTTGTCGAAGATTGTAAGGTAGAGGAAGATGGTACTGTATCTAACTCAGGTCCATACGCAGTTTCTGATACCGCATACTTCAATGTAGATGGTACCGTTGTTACAGAAAGCCCACGTGTACAACATGCAGAAATGGTTGCTTGTCAACAGTGTCATACTACCGATATCAAGCATCGCTTCAGCAATGACATGGATGGTTGTGCATCGTGCCACAATGGTACTCGCGATAAGAAAGGTACTGGTTCATCTAACCTAGCTTATATCGTGCATAGCAAGCATTACCTATCTGACAGCTCTGGCGATCTCTTCTTCAAGAAGACAGAGTGTCAAGCTTGTCACGGAGAAGATGGTTATTCTCTGAGTAAAATAGCTGGTGATGCTGCACCTGTTGCATTCGGTAAGGAAAACCTAGGCAAAGATGCTGATGGCAAAGATATTTGGGGTGAGCAACTTGTTGTATCTCCACAAACAGCAGCATGTGTTAGTTGTCACCAAGCGCCATACGGCCTTAATGATGCTACAGCTTCTCATATCCAAGGTATGGGCGGTATCTTAGTGCAGGAAGGTGCAGAGTTAACGACTCTAGGTGTACCAGCTTCTGACTATGAATTGCTAAATGTACAAGAGACTTGTTCTACTTGTCACAAAGATGATGCGATTCTTGAAGCTCACTCAAACTGGGGCAGCAGCTACTAA
- a CDS encoding OmcA/MtrC family decaheme c-type cytochrome yields the protein MMNVKKSKIALLLAAGAVSMALTGCGGDDGTDGNPGNPGGPAADYINTLNLKVTDVTYTDGQPTVNVFATNEEDLPVIGLQDLGITAAQLTPQGATGAGNSAQWTRTARVSGTDSFTDNKDGSYTFTFELDEYNEDMTQRFNVYAGGEGSTLADGVTSVPRREMVADFDGQGYEAKYTKNIVSHETCTNCHAEGEPLTTRHSSYYTQETCATCHTSKYGESQWNHLIHNIHNTAKTFEDKYGKEYTGEAAEALIQNNCKSCHVEPEADSGELTEWGNWSRIPTMETCTSCHTGIDFEAGKGHSQQADNSNCVACHNASWTEELHTSNFGSTKALIDTYGINVTSTIDSTTTAATISIQVVDSAGAEVDINTILPMVQRFEVVTNVGPNNVTLGYGGKDSINAIKNGVVDAKAAIEDGKLVYTTTKPLNLNTEVGADDETAFTFAGWAMCSANGEFVKCDDPDFDGVDTSKYTGMKADLAFATLSGEAASMRHVDSVNFSSCANCHSDEFQVHKGSHHAGFVMSDQLAHTNDADGMPIIGVDACVACHTPDGTYAGGSNMGALEMKLHKTHSQGDYAVIPGMNCDQCHSDFNRDAFKKKGALATDVQDPYTPTQKSLYTTPIAATCASCHSYNMDKFKSHVEGQGALVNVSKEAANDAAQLETCFYCHAPTPADHTAVKM from the coding sequence ATGATGAACGTAAAAAAATCTAAAATTGCACTGCTGCTAGCAGCAGGCGCTGTATCAATGGCCTTAACCGGCTGTGGTGGCGATGATGGTACTGACGGTAATCCAGGTAACCCTGGTGGCCCAGCAGCTGATTACATCAATACGCTGAACCTTAAAGTGACCGACGTGACTTACACGGATGGCCAGCCTACCGTTAACGTATTCGCGACCAATGAAGAAGACCTACCTGTTATTGGTCTACAAGATCTCGGTATTACCGCCGCACAGTTAACACCTCAAGGTGCAACTGGCGCAGGTAACAGTGCTCAGTGGACACGTACAGCGCGTGTATCAGGCACAGATAGCTTTACCGATAACAAAGATGGTTCATACACATTTACTTTTGAACTCGATGAATACAACGAGGATATGACACAGCGTTTTAACGTATACGCTGGCGGCGAAGGTTCGACACTTGCTGATGGTGTGACTTCAGTTCCACGCCGTGAAATGGTTGCTGACTTCGATGGCCAAGGCTATGAAGCTAAGTACACTAAAAACATCGTGTCTCATGAAACATGTACTAACTGTCACGCCGAAGGTGAGCCACTAACCACCCGTCATAGCAGCTATTATACCCAAGAGACTTGTGCGACTTGTCACACATCTAAGTATGGTGAGTCTCAGTGGAACCACCTTATCCACAATATTCACAACACAGCTAAAACCTTTGAAGACAAATACGGTAAAGAATATACCGGTGAAGCGGCAGAAGCGCTGATCCAGAACAACTGTAAATCTTGTCACGTTGAGCCAGAAGCGGACAGTGGAGAATTAACAGAATGGGGCAACTGGTCACGCATTCCTACAATGGAAACCTGTACTAGCTGTCACACTGGTATCGATTTTGAAGCCGGTAAAGGTCACTCTCAGCAAGCGGACAACTCGAACTGTGTCGCTTGTCATAATGCTAGCTGGACTGAAGAGCTGCACACTAGCAACTTCGGCTCAACTAAAGCATTGATTGACACCTACGGTATCAATGTCACTTCTACTATTGATAGCACAACTACAGCTGCCACAATTAGCATTCAAGTTGTTGATTCGGCGGGTGCAGAAGTTGATATCAATACTATTCTTCCAATGGTACAGCGTTTCGAAGTTGTTACTAACGTCGGTCCAAACAACGTCACCTTAGGTTACGGTGGTAAAGACTCTATCAATGCTATTAAGAACGGCGTTGTTGATGCAAAAGCAGCGATTGAAGATGGTAAGCTAGTTTACACAACCACCAAACCACTCAACCTGAACACCGAAGTAGGCGCTGACGATGAAACTGCGTTTACCTTTGCAGGTTGGGCAATGTGCTCTGCAAACGGTGAATTTGTTAAGTGTGATGACCCTGACTTTGATGGTGTAGATACAAGCAAATACACAGGTATGAAAGCTGATCTTGCTTTTGCAACGCTATCAGGTGAAGCAGCAAGTATGCGTCACGTGGACTCTGTTAACTTCAGCTCATGTGCAAACTGTCACTCAGATGAATTCCAAGTGCATAAAGGCAGTCATCACGCAGGTTTTGTAATGTCAGATCAACTTGCTCATACCAATGACGCTGATGGCATGCCAATCATAGGCGTTGATGCTTGTGTTGCTTGTCACACTCCAGATGGGACTTATGCTGGCGGCTCAAACATGGGCGCTCTTGAAATGAAGCTGCATAAGACACATAGCCAAGGCGACTACGCAGTGATTCCTGGTATGAACTGTGACCAGTGCCATAGCGACTTCAACCGCGATGCCTTTAAGAAGAAAGGTGCATTAGCAACTGATGTTCAAGACCCTTATACGCCAACTCAAAAGAGCCTGTATACCACTCCTATCGCGGCAACTTGTGCATCTTGCCATAGCTACAACATGGACAAGTTCAAGTCACACGTTGAAGGTCAAGGCGCATTGGTTAATGTATCTAAAGAAGCAGCAAATGATGCGGCTCAACTAGAAACATGTTTCTACTGTCATGCGCCAACTCCAGCGGATCACACTGCGGTTAAAATGTAA
- a CDS encoding DmsE family decaheme c-type cytochrome, with amino-acid sequence MKITKKLKTLLPALVASAVLSLGFANTAMASKWDAKMSPDEVEATLDKKFAEGKYSPKGADSCLMCHRKSEKVMDIFNGVHGSVDSSKSPMAGLQCEACHGPMGKHNRGGNEPMIAFGPDSTLVAEKQNSVCMSCHKDDKRMDWNGGHHDNADIACASCHSVHTAKDPVLSKNTEMEVCTSCHTKQKADMNKRSSHPMKWAQMVCSDCHNPHGTMSDSDLVKPSVNDTCYSCHAEKRGPKLWEHAPVTENCVTCHNPHGSVNEGMLKTRAPQLCQQCHASPHSGQPQFGNTEQGSTVGGNAFTGGRSCLNCHNQIHGSNHPSGKLFQR; translated from the coding sequence ATGAAGATCACAAAGAAACTAAAAACCTTACTTCCAGCGCTAGTCGCCTCGGCAGTACTTTCACTGGGCTTTGCTAACACTGCAATGGCGTCAAAGTGGGATGCCAAGATGAGCCCTGACGAAGTAGAAGCGACACTAGATAAGAAATTTGCCGAGGGTAAATACTCGCCAAAAGGCGCAGATTCTTGCCTGATGTGTCACCGTAAATCAGAAAAAGTCATGGACATCTTTAATGGTGTTCACGGTTCTGTAGACTCAAGCAAGAGCCCAATGGCAGGCCTTCAATGTGAAGCATGTCATGGCCCAATGGGTAAACATAACCGCGGCGGCAATGAGCCAATGATCGCCTTTGGCCCAGACTCAACACTGGTTGCTGAAAAGCAAAACAGTGTATGTATGAGCTGTCACAAAGATGACAAGCGTATGGATTGGAATGGTGGACACCATGACAATGCAGATATCGCTTGTGCTTCTTGCCACTCAGTTCACACAGCCAAAGATCCAGTATTATCTAAAAACACTGAGATGGAAGTCTGTACTAGCTGTCATACTAAGCAAAAAGCTGACATGAACAAGCGCTCTAGCCACCCAATGAAATGGGCACAAATGGTATGTAGCGATTGTCATAACCCACATGGAACAATGAGCGACTCAGATCTTGTTAAGCCTAGCGTTAACGATACCTGTTACTCATGTCACGCAGAGAAACGTGGCCCAAAATTGTGGGAGCATGCACCCGTCACTGAAAACTGTGTCACTTGTCACAACCCTCATGGCAGCGTAAATGAAGGCATGCTAAAAACTCGTGCTCCGCAATTGTGTCAGCAGTGTCATGCCTCGCCTCATAGTGGTCAACCTCAGTTTGGTAATACAGAACAAGGATCGACTGTCGGCGGTAACGCCTTTACCGGTGGTCGTAGCTGTCTAAATTGCCATAACCAGATCCATGGTTCAAACCATCCATCTGGCAAGCTGTTCCAGCGCTAA
- a CDS encoding MtrB/PioB family decaheme-associated outer membrane protein, producing the protein MKFKLNLVTLALLASAGAVAPSIAMADGYGIQNANTDKVKFEKWDCKRCTVETGYSGSIGVGVGYNDSDDIHSANAFAAEDEFAGKVDADLKYSGKSGYQASIEADNLGMENGSADINVGKAGQYNLNLNYRQIATYKTDSAMSPYQGVGSDDLTLPGDWVHGGSTQDMTNLNASLNPLELSLKRKRAGLGIEYQGESLWSTHINYMREDKTGLKQASGSFYNQSMMIAEPVDYTTDTLDAGVRLGGDNWFTALNYNGSIFKNEYSELSYDNAFSPTFGAQTTGYMSLDPDNEAHTVSLMGQYVAGKTIMNGRVHYGQMTQDQDFNTSGYGYQMPAESLDGKVETTGATFKVVSRINRQLRLNASYDYNDRDNQTNVEEWTQISIDSTTGQAAYNTPYDITTNKAKLGADYRLARGHRLEGGFDYRKDERSYQDRETTEESTVWAKYRISAFDKWDMWVKGSYGERDGSEYQASEWTSGESNDLLRKYNLADRKRTQIEARVTHSPIETLTIDFGARYALDDYSETEIGLTESKDISYDASVSYLLTEDMTLTAFYNRQNIDSEQAGSSNLSTPNWFGVVEDQVDVIGAGYSYSNLMEKKLRLGVDYTYSDSNSNTQVTQGITGDYGDYYAKVHNVNVYALYRATDKMDVRLDYKMEKYKDNDAGNDIAPDGIWNVLSFGSNSHDYNAHLIMLSMSYRL; encoded by the coding sequence ATGAAATTCAAACTAAATTTGGTCACGCTCGCCCTACTTGCAAGTGCTGGTGCAGTTGCACCTAGCATAGCAATGGCAGACGGCTACGGTATTCAAAATGCGAATACTGACAAAGTGAAGTTCGAAAAATGGGATTGTAAGCGTTGTACTGTTGAAACAGGTTACAGCGGCTCTATCGGTGTCGGCGTTGGTTACAACGACAGTGACGACATTCACTCAGCGAACGCGTTTGCTGCAGAAGACGAATTCGCTGGTAAAGTTGATGCTGACCTAAAATACTCAGGTAAAAGCGGCTACCAAGCTTCTATTGAGGCTGATAATTTAGGGATGGAAAATGGCAGCGCTGACATCAATGTCGGTAAAGCAGGCCAATACAATCTAAACCTTAACTACCGCCAAATTGCTACCTACAAAACAGATAGCGCTATGAGTCCATACCAAGGGGTTGGGAGTGATGACCTTACCCTTCCTGGTGACTGGGTTCATGGTGGTAGCACGCAGGATATGACCAACTTAAACGCCAGCCTTAATCCACTTGAGCTATCGCTTAAGCGTAAAAGAGCGGGTTTAGGTATTGAGTATCAAGGTGAGTCTCTTTGGAGCACGCACATCAACTACATGCGTGAAGATAAAACAGGCCTTAAGCAAGCTTCTGGTAGCTTCTACAATCAGTCGATGATGATTGCAGAACCTGTTGACTACACAACTGATACTTTAGATGCTGGCGTTCGCCTTGGTGGTGATAACTGGTTTACCGCACTAAATTACAATGGTTCAATTTTTAAGAATGAGTACAGCGAATTGTCTTACGACAATGCGTTTAGCCCAACCTTTGGTGCACAAACCACAGGTTACATGTCGCTTGATCCTGACAACGAAGCACACACAGTATCGTTAATGGGCCAATATGTTGCGGGCAAAACCATCATGAACGGTCGAGTTCATTATGGTCAAATGACCCAAGACCAAGACTTCAATACTTCTGGTTACGGTTATCAAATGCCAGCTGAATCGCTTGACGGTAAAGTTGAAACCACGGGTGCAACCTTTAAAGTTGTTTCACGGATCAATCGTCAGCTACGTCTAAACGCTAGCTACGATTACAACGACCGTGATAACCAAACCAACGTTGAAGAGTGGACGCAGATCAGCATTGACTCAACAACTGGTCAAGCGGCTTACAACACGCCTTATGACATTACAACCAACAAAGCTAAGCTAGGTGCAGATTATCGCCTTGCACGTGGCCACAGACTTGAAGGTGGTTTTGACTACCGTAAAGATGAACGTAGCTATCAAGACCGTGAAACCACTGAAGAAAGCACTGTATGGGCAAAATACCGTATCAGCGCATTCGATAAGTGGGACATGTGGGTCAAAGGTAGCTACGGCGAGCGTGACGGTTCTGAGTACCAAGCATCAGAGTGGACGTCTGGTGAGTCAAATGACTTACTACGCAAGTACAACCTAGCCGATCGAAAGCGTACTCAAATTGAAGCTCGTGTGACTCACAGCCCAATTGAAACGTTGACCATCGACTTTGGTGCGCGCTACGCACTTGATGACTACAGCGAAACAGAGATCGGCTTAACTGAATCGAAAGATATCAGCTACGATGCGAGTGTTAGCTACCTACTCACTGAAGATATGACTTTGACAGCGTTCTACAACCGCCAAAACATCGATTCAGAGCAAGCTGGCAGCAGCAACCTTTCTACGCCAAACTGGTTTGGTGTAGTGGAAGATCAAGTTGACGTCATAGGTGCTGGGTATAGCTACAGCAACCTGATGGAAAAGAAACTGCGTTTAGGTGTTGATTACACTTACTCAGATTCTAATAGTAATACCCAAGTTACCCAGGGGATCACTGGTGACTACGGCGACTACTACGCCAAAGTTCATAACGTGAATGTTTACGCACTTTACCGCGCAACAGACAAGATGGACGTACGCTTAGACTACAAGATGGAAAAGTACAAAGATAACGACGCTGGCAACGATATTGCGCCAGACGGGATCTGGAACGTGTTAAGTTTTGGCAGCAACAGCCACGACTACAACGCGCACCTAATCATGCTAAGCATGAGCTACCGTTTATAA